In Streptomyces capitiformicae, one genomic interval encodes:
- a CDS encoding S8 family peptidase, translating to MAELRSKKTRVAAVTTLATAALLGGLTAMPAQAAPAEGKVLAADSPTAIKDSYIVTLKKSAGLKAASSQGKDLIKEYGGTVKRTFKTALNGYSAELSATEAKRLAADPAVASVEQNQVFTADATQTNAPWGLDRSDQASLPLSGTYTYPDSAGSGVTAYVIDTGVRISHSQFGGRAVNGFDAVDGDSVAQDGNGHGTHVASTIAGSTYGIAKQAKIVAVRVLNNSGSGTTAGVVAGIDWVTANHSGPSVANMSLGGGASNALDTAVRNSIASGVTYALAAGNSSTNAASTSPARVTEAITVGSTTSTDAKSSFSNFGSVLDIFAPGSSITAGWHTSDTATNTISGTSMATPHVAGAAAVYLAGHTSATPAQVASALTAGAVTGKVTSPGAGSPNRLLQIVQ from the coding sequence ATGGCAGAACTGCGTAGCAAGAAGACCCGTGTCGCCGCCGTCACCACCCTGGCGACCGCCGCCCTGCTGGGCGGCCTCACCGCGATGCCCGCCCAGGCCGCCCCGGCCGAGGGCAAGGTACTCGCGGCCGACTCCCCCACCGCCATCAAGGACAGCTACATCGTCACGCTCAAGAAGAGCGCGGGCCTCAAGGCGGCGTCGAGCCAGGGCAAGGACCTGATCAAGGAGTACGGCGGCACGGTCAAGCGGACCTTCAAGACCGCGCTCAACGGCTACTCGGCCGAGCTCTCCGCGACCGAGGCGAAGAGACTCGCCGCCGACCCGGCGGTCGCCTCCGTCGAGCAGAACCAGGTCTTCACGGCCGACGCCACCCAGACCAACGCCCCGTGGGGCCTGGACCGTTCCGACCAGGCGTCGCTGCCGCTCTCCGGCACGTACACCTACCCGGACAGCGCCGGCAGCGGCGTGACCGCGTACGTCATCGACACCGGCGTCCGTATCTCGCACTCCCAGTTCGGCGGCCGGGCGGTCAACGGCTTTGACGCGGTGGACGGTGACAGCGTCGCGCAGGACGGCAACGGCCACGGGACCCACGTGGCGTCCACCATCGCGGGCTCCACGTACGGCATCGCCAAGCAGGCGAAGATCGTGGCCGTGCGTGTGCTCAACAACTCCGGCTCCGGCACCACGGCCGGTGTCGTCGCGGGCATCGACTGGGTGACCGCGAACCACAGCGGCCCCTCGGTCGCCAACATGTCGCTCGGCGGCGGCGCGTCCAACGCGCTCGACACGGCCGTCCGCAACTCCATAGCCAGCGGCGTCACCTACGCCCTCGCCGCCGGCAACAGCAGCACCAACGCCGCCTCGACCTCCCCGGCCCGGGTCACCGAGGCGATCACGGTCGGCTCCACCACCAGCACCGACGCCAAGTCCAGCTTCTCCAACTTCGGCTCGGTCCTGGACATCTTCGCCCCGGGTTCGTCGATCACGGCCGGCTGGCACACCAGCGACACCGCGACCAACACCATCTCGGGCACCTCGATGGCCACCCCGCACGTCGCGGGCGCGGCCGCCGTCTACCTGGCCGGCCACACCTCGGCCACCCCGGCGCAGGTCGCCTCGGCACTGACCGCCGGGGCCGTCACGGGCAAGGTCACCAGCCCGGGCGCCGG
- a CDS encoding SGNH/GDSL hydrolase family protein — protein MRRSRLAAYATSLLLAAGTALTGATTAQASQQAAPTGYVALGDSYSSGVGAGSYISSSGDCKRSTKAYPHLWAAANSPSSFNFTACSGARTGDVLASQLGPLGPNTGLVSLTIGGNDAGFADVMTTCVLKSDSACASRINTAKAYVDSTLPGRLDSVYSAIRAKAPAAHVVVLGYPRFYKLGGTCPGLSQNKRSAINNAADYLNSAIAKRAADHGFTFGDVRSVFTGHELCSGSAWLHGLNLLNIGESYHPKAAGQSGGYLPVFRQVA, from the coding sequence ATGAGACGTTCCCGACTTGCGGCATACGCGACCTCACTCCTCCTCGCCGCCGGTACCGCCCTCACCGGGGCGACAACGGCCCAGGCGTCCCAACAGGCCGCCCCCACCGGCTATGTGGCCCTCGGCGACTCGTACTCCTCGGGTGTCGGCGCGGGCAGCTACATCTCCTCCAGCGGCGACTGCAAGCGCAGCACGAAGGCCTACCCGCACCTCTGGGCGGCCGCCAACTCACCCTCGTCCTTCAACTTCACGGCCTGCTCGGGCGCCCGAACGGGTGATGTTCTGGCCAGTCAACTGGGCCCGCTGGGCCCGAACACCGGGCTGGTCTCCCTCACCATCGGCGGCAACGACGCCGGCTTCGCCGACGTCATGACCACCTGCGTCCTGAAGTCCGACAGCGCCTGTGCCTCCCGCATCAACACCGCGAAGGCGTACGTCGACTCGACTCTGCCCGGCCGGCTCGACAGTGTCTACTCGGCGATCAGGGCGAAGGCACCCGCCGCCCATGTGGTGGTGCTCGGCTACCCACGGTTCTACAAACTGGGCGGCACCTGCCCCGGGCTGTCCCAGAACAAGCGGTCCGCCATCAACAACGCGGCCGACTACCTGAACAGCGCGATCGCCAAACGCGCCGCCGACCACGGCTTCACCTTCGGCGACGTCCGCTCCGTGTTCACCGGCCACGAACTGTGCTCCGGCAGCGCGTGGCTGCACGGTCTCAACCTGCTGAACATCGGTGAGTCGTACCACCCGAAGGCCGCGGGGCAGTCGGGTGGCTATCTGCCGGTGTTCCGCCAGGTCGCCTGA
- a CDS encoding serine/threonine-protein kinase produces MSEEPGSERVIAGRYRLLTPLGEGGMGTVWRARDEVLHREVAVKEVRAPGGIATSDVERMYARLEREAWAAARVANRNVVTVYDVAMEDGRPWIVMELVRGLSLADLLDAEGPLSPQRAAHIGAEVLAALRAAHEAGVLHRDVKPANVLMSNEGRVVLTDFGIATVEGSSALTMTGEVIGSPEFLAPERALGRAFGPESDLWSLGVLLYAAVEGNSPFRQNTPLSTLRAVVDEELPPPRRAGPLAPVIEGLLRKDPAERISAEDAERDLRIIGSGGTPRADTVTSTPYTPTVAAQPTPAPTPSRAPAPGANGFGPPTPPHPSPAAASTHPSAVPAGEPDRNRRALLFLVAGIAAIALAVAGLTYALVNQNDGGKKNDTTNGAGTNGGAGGGTGEESSGGSPGDDESTDDSTDDGDDSESPSDDPPDDGTGSPPPASQTVQVKVTGSHTDYSGACPPPDGEAPAFTATFTVGRAPVDVQYRWVTKSGGISDPGWQTLSFPSGGGTTKEDQVVVTTDQTSGTFEDEITVEVRGPVELWSNSVAFSVTCETEAPTTGGASPTPS; encoded by the coding sequence GTGTCCGAAGAACCGGGCAGTGAACGTGTGATCGCGGGCCGCTACCGCCTGCTGACCCCGCTGGGCGAGGGCGGCATGGGAACGGTGTGGCGGGCCCGCGACGAGGTTCTGCACCGCGAGGTCGCCGTCAAGGAGGTGCGCGCGCCGGGCGGGATCGCGACGTCCGACGTGGAGCGGATGTACGCCCGGCTGGAGCGGGAGGCCTGGGCCGCGGCCCGGGTCGCCAACCGCAATGTGGTCACGGTGTACGACGTCGCCATGGAGGACGGCCGCCCGTGGATCGTGATGGAGCTGGTCCGGGGGCTGTCGCTCGCCGACCTGCTGGACGCCGAGGGCCCGCTCTCCCCACAGCGGGCCGCGCACATCGGCGCCGAGGTGCTGGCCGCGCTCCGCGCCGCGCACGAGGCCGGCGTTCTGCACCGGGACGTGAAACCGGCCAACGTGCTGATGTCCAACGAGGGTCGGGTCGTCCTCACCGACTTCGGTATCGCCACGGTGGAGGGCAGCTCCGCGCTGACCATGACCGGCGAGGTCATCGGCTCACCCGAGTTCCTCGCCCCCGAGCGGGCGCTCGGCCGGGCGTTCGGCCCCGAGTCGGACCTGTGGTCGCTCGGTGTGCTGCTGTACGCGGCGGTCGAGGGCAACTCGCCCTTCCGGCAGAACACTCCGCTGAGCACCCTGCGCGCGGTCGTCGACGAGGAACTCCCGCCGCCCCGCCGCGCGGGGCCCCTTGCCCCGGTCATCGAGGGGCTGCTGCGCAAGGACCCGGCCGAGCGGATCTCCGCCGAGGACGCGGAGCGGGATCTGCGGATCATCGGGTCGGGCGGCACCCCACGCGCCGACACCGTCACCTCGACCCCGTACACCCCGACGGTGGCCGCCCAGCCGACACCGGCCCCGACGCCGAGCCGGGCACCGGCCCCGGGCGCGAACGGGTTCGGGCCGCCGACCCCGCCGCACCCCTCCCCGGCCGCCGCCTCGACGCACCCCTCGGCGGTGCCCGCGGGCGAGCCGGACCGCAATCGCCGAGCCCTGCTCTTCCTGGTCGCGGGGATCGCCGCGATCGCGCTGGCGGTCGCCGGACTGACGTACGCCCTGGTCAACCAGAACGACGGCGGGAAGAAGAACGACACCACGAACGGCGCGGGCACGAACGGCGGTGCGGGCGGCGGGACGGGCGAAGAGAGTTCCGGCGGGAGTCCGGGTGACGACGAGAGCACGGACGACAGCACCGACGACGGGGACGACAGCGAGTCGCCCTCCGACGACCCGCCCGACGACGGCACCGGCTCTCCGCCGCCCGCGAGCCAGACCGTGCAGGTGAAGGTCACGGGATCCCACACCGACTACTCCGGTGCCTGTCCGCCGCCCGACGGCGAGGCGCCCGCCTTCACCGCGACTTTCACGGTGGGCCGTGCCCCCGTGGATGTGCAGTACCGCTGGGTGACGAAGAGCGGCGGGATCTCGGATCCGGGCTGGCAGACGCTGTCGTTCCCCTCGGGTGGCGGGACGACGAAGGAGGACCAGGTCGTCGTCACCACGGACCAGACCTCCGGAACCTTCGAGGACGAGATCACCGTGGAGGTGCGCGGCCCGGTCGAACTCTGGTCGAACTCCGTGGCGTTCTCGGTCACCTGCGAGACGGAGGCCCCGACCACGGGCGGGGCCTCCCCCACGCCTTCCTGA
- a CDS encoding HoxN/HupN/NixA family nickel/cobalt transporter, whose protein sequence is MTSRRRVFASCASVLLAACALILVPTGTASAHPLGNFTVNRYDGLVAAPGQLKVFHVEDLAEIPATQAGSAIKRQGMGDWARERCETASEGTEVTVDGSTVEVTLKSSRAVERPGQAGLKTLRVECRLTAPLPDRAADVRFHAAVESGPGWREVTAQGDRMTLTGSDVPEESVSRQLTSYPEELLQSPKDTAKASLQVRPGGPALAEAEERDAPGASILPRGADRWTRALDDLVAGNDLTFGFGALAFGIAIFLGAMHALGPGHGKTLMAATAAARDRARMRDVLPMAASVTVTHTLGVVALGLLVLAGSAAAPAVITWLGIASGLFVLAAGVTLVRRAWLNRKLALMHEQAHGHGDAHDHNHDHGHSHNHDHDHGHSHDHGHSHEPKRELVLAHAHTNTQGEAHSPTHAHASTEAHTHEHKHDHGHGHRHDHGHDHRHDHDHGHDHDHDHGHDHDHGHDHRHDHDHSHDQKRSLFGGGITHTHGGFTHTHPTAPTLRGTILLGFAGGMVPSPSAVVVLVGAAALGKAWFGLLLVLAYGIGLALTLTAAGYAVVKAGGWVTRVLDKGQGRLGGPTAALVRRTVPLASAAMVVVLGAGLVLKGAASAIG, encoded by the coding sequence GTGACGTCCCGTCGGCGCGTGTTCGCCTCCTGTGCGTCGGTCCTCCTGGCCGCCTGCGCGCTCATCCTCGTCCCCACCGGGACGGCGAGCGCCCATCCTCTCGGCAATTTCACCGTCAACCGCTACGACGGCCTGGTCGCCGCCCCCGGACAGCTCAAGGTCTTCCACGTCGAGGACCTCGCGGAGATCCCGGCCACCCAGGCCGGATCCGCCATCAAGCGGCAGGGCATGGGTGATTGGGCCCGCGAGCGGTGCGAGACGGCCTCCGAGGGCACCGAGGTCACCGTCGACGGGAGTACCGTCGAGGTGACGCTCAAGTCGAGCCGTGCCGTGGAGCGGCCGGGCCAGGCGGGGCTGAAGACGCTGCGCGTGGAGTGCCGGCTGACGGCCCCGCTGCCGGACCGGGCGGCCGACGTACGCTTCCACGCCGCCGTGGAGTCCGGTCCCGGCTGGCGTGAGGTCACCGCTCAGGGCGACCGGATGACGCTGACCGGTTCGGACGTGCCCGAGGAGTCGGTGTCCAGGCAACTCACCAGCTACCCCGAGGAGTTGCTGCAGTCGCCGAAGGACACGGCGAAGGCCTCCCTGCAGGTCCGGCCCGGCGGCCCCGCCCTGGCGGAGGCGGAGGAGCGCGACGCGCCCGGTGCCTCGATCCTGCCGCGCGGCGCGGACCGCTGGACCCGGGCCCTGGACGACCTGGTCGCCGGCAACGACCTCACCTTCGGCTTCGGCGCCCTGGCCTTCGGCATCGCCATCTTCCTCGGCGCGATGCACGCCCTCGGCCCGGGCCACGGCAAGACCCTGATGGCCGCCACAGCCGCCGCCCGGGACCGGGCCCGGATGCGTGACGTCCTGCCCATGGCCGCGTCGGTGACGGTCACGCACACCCTGGGCGTGGTCGCCCTCGGCCTCCTGGTCCTCGCCGGTTCGGCCGCCGCCCCGGCCGTCATCACCTGGCTGGGCATCGCGAGCGGCCTCTTCGTCCTGGCGGCGGGCGTGACACTCGTACGCCGCGCATGGCTGAACCGCAAGCTCGCGCTCATGCACGAGCAGGCACACGGGCACGGAGATGCGCACGACCACAACCACGATCACGGGCACAGCCACAATCATGACCACGATCACGGGCACAGTCACGATCACGGGCACTCCCACGAGCCCAAGCGTGAACTCGTACTCGCCCATGCCCACACGAACACACAAGGCGAAGCCCACTCCCCCACACACGCCCACGCGTCGACCGAGGCGCACACCCACGAGCACAAGCACGACCACGGTCACGGCCACAGGCACGACCACGGTCACGACCACAGGCACGACCACGACCACGGTCACGACCACGACCACGACCACGGTCACGACCACGACCACGGTCATGACCACAGGCACGACCACGACCACAGCCACGACCAGAAGCGCTCCCTCTTCGGCGGCGGCATCACCCACACCCACGGCGGTTTCACCCACACCCACCCCACCGCGCCCACCCTGCGCGGCACGATCCTGCTCGGTTTCGCGGGCGGCATGGTGCCGAGTCCCTCGGCCGTGGTCGTGCTGGTCGGCGCGGCGGCGCTCGGGAAGGCGTGGTTCGGGCTGCTGCTCGTGCTGGCGTACGGGATCGGGCTGGCTCTCACTCTGACGGCGGCCGGGTACGCCGTGGTGAAGGCGGGCGGCTGGGTGACGAGGGTGCTGGACAAGGGCCAGGGCAGGCTCGGCGGTCCGACGGCGGCGCTGGTGCGGCGGACGGTGCCGCTGGCGTCGGCGGCGATGGTCGTCGTCCTGGGGGCCGGTTTGGTGCTCAAGGGGGCGGCATCCGCGATCGGCTGA
- a CDS encoding tetratricopeptide repeat protein: MHDHEGRDDAGRDIAASGPAPARAPESFRRRVVRYTACAAALAVAFTGFAVALGAGEDERTVITSTSPGVSAAQLAGGDLDTAVTALQAHLREQPKDFGSWSTLGLAYVEQARTKGDPSRYPQAEKALKRSLKLRPDNDPALAGLAALAAARHEFEDALRYADRALKENPYSERALCSRIDALVELGRYDEALKAAQLADTRRPGIPVFTRYAYVYELRGDVKTARRVLEQALNSSVTRGDIAYVASQLGQLAWKQGDYKTSLDHYARALGADDTYLPALEGRARAQAASGDEGKAIRGLEPVVATYPLPGPLVVLGELYEAKGDKAAAREQYALVDAYTAIARVNGVNADLDTAMAAADHGDKKAALRAAEAEWKRRETVHTADALAWALHVNGRDDEALPYARRATRTGYQDATVLYHRGMVEYAAGDKKEARASLKAALDLNPGFSPLGAAEARRTLKALEAAK; this comes from the coding sequence GTGCACGACCACGAGGGCCGTGACGACGCCGGACGTGACATCGCCGCGTCCGGCCCCGCCCCGGCCCGTGCCCCCGAGTCGTTCCGGCGGCGGGTGGTGCGGTACACCGCGTGTGCGGCGGCGCTGGCGGTCGCGTTCACCGGGTTCGCGGTGGCGCTGGGGGCCGGGGAGGACGAGCGGACGGTGATCACGTCCACCTCGCCCGGGGTCTCGGCGGCGCAGCTCGCCGGTGGTGATCTCGACACGGCGGTCACGGCGTTGCAGGCCCATCTTCGGGAACAGCCGAAAGACTTCGGCTCCTGGTCCACGCTGGGTCTCGCGTACGTCGAGCAGGCCCGCACGAAGGGCGACCCCTCCCGCTATCCGCAGGCCGAGAAGGCGCTGAAGCGTTCACTGAAGCTGCGGCCGGACAACGACCCGGCGCTCGCGGGCCTCGCCGCACTCGCCGCCGCGCGGCACGAGTTCGAGGACGCGCTGCGCTACGCGGACCGGGCGCTGAAGGAGAACCCGTACAGCGAGCGGGCCTTGTGCAGCCGGATCGACGCGCTGGTCGAACTCGGCCGCTACGACGAGGCGTTGAAGGCGGCGCAGCTCGCCGACACCCGGCGCCCCGGGATCCCCGTCTTCACGCGGTACGCCTACGTGTACGAGCTGCGCGGCGACGTCAAGACCGCCCGGCGGGTCCTGGAGCAGGCGCTCAACTCGTCGGTGACGCGCGGTGACATCGCCTACGTGGCCTCCCAGCTCGGCCAACTCGCCTGGAAGCAGGGCGACTACAAGACTTCCCTCGACCACTACGCCCGTGCCCTCGGCGCCGACGACACCTACCTCCCCGCACTGGAGGGCCGCGCCCGCGCCCAGGCCGCGAGCGGTGATGAAGGCAAGGCGATCCGCGGACTTGAGCCGGTCGTGGCCACCTACCCGCTGCCGGGCCCGCTGGTGGTGCTCGGCGAGCTGTACGAGGCGAAGGGCGACAAGGCCGCGGCACGCGAGCAGTACGCGCTGGTGGACGCCTACACCGCCATCGCCCGCGTCAACGGCGTCAACGCCGATCTCGACACCGCGATGGCCGCCGCCGACCACGGCGACAAGAAGGCCGCGCTGCGGGCCGCCGAGGCCGAGTGGAAGCGCCGGGAGACGGTCCACACGGCGGACGCCCTCGCCTGGGCGCTGCACGTCAACGGCCGTGACGACGAGGCCCTGCCGTACGCCCGCCGCGCGACCAGGACCGGGTACCAGGACGCGACGGTCCTGTACCACCGCGGCATGGTCGAGTACGCCGCCGGCGACAAGAAGGAGGCGCGGGCGTCGCTGAAGGCGGCGCTCGACCTCAACCCCGGCTTCTCCCCGCTCGGCGCGGCGGAGGCCCGTAGGACCCTGAAGGCTCTGGAGGCCGCCAAGTGA